From a region of the Eretmochelys imbricata isolate rEreImb1 chromosome 6, rEreImb1.hap1, whole genome shotgun sequence genome:
- the LYSET gene encoding lysosomal enzyme trafficking factor, producing MMNFRQRMGWIGVGLYLLASAAAFYYVFEINETYNKLALEHIQQHSEEPREGTTWTHSLKARLLSLPFWLWTIIFLIPYLQMFLFLYSCTRADPKTVGYCIIPICLAVVCNRHQTFVKASNQISRLQLIDT from the coding sequence ATGATGAACTTCCGCcagaggatgggatggattggtGTGGGGTTGTATCTATTAGCAAGTGCTGCAGCTTTTTACTATGTCTTTGAAATAAATGAGACTTACAACAAACTAGCACTGGAGCACATTCAACAGCACTCTGAGGAGCCACGAGAAGGAACCACATGGACACACTCCTTAAAAGCACGACTGCTGTCCCTGCCTTTTTGGCTCTGGACTATTATATTTTTAATACCATATTTACAGATGTTTTTGTTCCTTTATTCCTGTACAAGAGCTGACCCCAAAACTGTGGGCTATTGCATCATTCCGATCTGCTTGGCTGTTGTTTGCAATCGGCACCAAACATTTGTAAAGGCCTCTAATCAGATCAGTAGATTACAGTTGATTGACACTTAA
- the UBR7 gene encoding putative E3 ubiquitin-protein ligase UBR7 — MEAAAGGAEPAGGCAGAPEEPVVSLADVLAENEELEKEARAVLGGSDHERCSYSQGAVKRQALYACSTCTPPGEEPAGICLACSYECHGTHKLFELYTKRNFRCDCGNSKFKNLQCKLFPEKGKVNSGNKYNHNFYGLYCVCKRPYPDPEDEIPDEMIQCIVCEDWFHGRHLGAVPPESGDFHEMVCQACMNCCAFLWAYTSQLAVPTVTKVTSLEDERIVLNVKETEEQNREVKKESGGDLQGKIKEEEQVEQYNEPSTSSGSKCPETVTKNDEPVCKLQELQTKQSLKKDAATFWPSNWRSKLCTCKDCLKMYSELDVQFLIDECDTVLAYENKGTSDQETDRRDPLMDTLNSMNRVQQVELICEYNDLKTELTDYLRRFADEGTVVKREDIQQFFEEFQSRKRRRTNRMQYYCS; from the exons ATGGAGGCTGCGGCCGGGGGCGCTGAGCCCGCTGGCGGCTGCGCGGGGGCCCCGGAGGAGCCCGTGGTCTCGTTGGCTGACGTGCTGGCGGAGAAcgaggagctggagaaggaggcgCGGGCGGTGCTGGGTGGGAGCGATCACGAGCGCTGCAGCTACTCCCag GGTGCTGTGAAAAGACAAGCCTTGTATGCCTGCAGTACTTGCACCCCCCCAGGAGAAGAACCAGCAGGAATCTGTTTAGCCTGCAGTTATGAATGTCATGGCACGCACAAGTTATTTGAACTGTATACAAAAAG AAACTTCCGCTGTGACTGTGGAAACAGCAAATTCAAAAATTTGCAGTGCAAGCTATTTCCA GAAAAGGGAAAAGTGAATTCAGGCAATAAATATAATCACAACTTCTACGGATTATACTGTGTTTGTAAAAGACCTTATCCTGATCCTGAAGATGAG ATCCCAGATGAAATGATCCAGTGCATAGTTTGTGAAGACTGGTTCCATGGAAGG CACCTTGGTGCAGTTCCCCCTGAGAGCGGGGACTTCCATGAGATGGTGTGCCAGGCCTGCATGAATTGCTGTGCTTTTCTTTGGGCGTATACTTCACAGTTAGCAG TTCCTACTGTGACCAAAGTGACCTCACTTGAAGAtgaaaggattgtgctgaatgtcaaggaaactgaagaacagaacagagaagTCAAAAAGGAAAGTGGAGGAGATCTCCAAGGGAAGATCAAGGAGGAAGAGCAAGTTGAACAGTATAATGAGCCATCTACTAGTTCTGGGTCGAAATGTCCAGAG ACAGTTACAAAGAACGATGAACCGGTCTGTAAGCTGCAAGAACTCCAGACCAAACAGTCTCTGAAGAAGGATGCTGCCACCTTTTGGCCGTCTAACTGGCGGAGTAAATTGTGCACATGCAAAGACTGTTTA AAAATGTATTCAGAACTGGATGTCCAATTCCTGATTGATGAATGTGACACTGTCTTGGCCTATGAGAATAAAGGTACAAGTGACCAGGAAACAGACAGAAGAGATCCTTTAATGGACACGCTTAATAGCATGAACAGAGTCCAGCAAGTAGAACTCATCTGTG aataCAACGACCTAAAGACAGAACTGACTGACTACCTCAGGAGATTTGCAGATGAAGGAACA GTTGTTAAAAGAGAAGACATTCAGCAATTCTTTGAAGAATTTCAGTCACGCAAGAGAAGACGGACAAATAGGATGCAGTACTACTGCAGTTAG
- the GON7 gene encoding EKC/KEOPS complex subunit GON7 — protein MELRAQLTGREGQEWPLRVRCQPEAGAGGELRGLLRGLSQLQEQVSALLAPLVEQERGGLAGAGTAAGSLGDVGEEEAEEEDEENNTDVKTCVDGPPLKRTKNQHS, from the exons ATGGAGCTGCGGGCGCAGCTGACCGGGCGCGAGGGACAGGAGTGGCCGCTTCGCGTGCGCTGCCAGCCTGAGGCCGGCGCCGGCGGGGAGCTCCGGGGGCTGCTGCGCggcctgtcccagctgcaggagcagGTCTCGGCGCTGCTCGCGCCCCTAGTGGAGCAAGAGCGCGGGGGGCTCGCGGGGGCGGGGACCGCAGCGGGGTCACTGG gtgATGTTGGGGAGGAAGAGGcggaggaggaagatgaagaaaacAACACTGATGTCAAAACGTGTGTGGATGGACCACCTTTAAAACGGACAAAAAATCAGCACTCCTAA